One Xyrauchen texanus isolate HMW12.3.18 chromosome 44, RBS_HiC_50CHRs, whole genome shotgun sequence DNA segment encodes these proteins:
- the LOC127636347 gene encoding GTPase IMAP family member 2-like, with product SETVVTIILLGQTGSGKSATGNTILKKQPFVSYASSVPVTQVCQMAEDTVCGIKIRVIDTPDFFNEDLKNQHEQIKLCKRLTLTGPVVYLLVMQIGRFTDGEREVLPNLKREFGEDVTVNTVILFTGKEKLKDKTLQDYIRETDPELRELIKTCDFRCHALNNNEKSNQQVKKMMELIMEMHRERGITIRKSSHHNKINENKECRIL from the coding sequence TCAGAGACTGTCGTGACCATCATTCTGCTTGGACAGACAGGAAGTGGGAAAAGTGCCACAGGAAACACCATCCTGAAAAAGCAACCTTTTGTTTCTTATGCCAGTTCTGTGCCAGTAACACAGGTGTGCCAGATGGCAGAAGACACAGTTTGTGGAATCAAGATCAGAGTCATAGACACCCCAGATTTCTTTAATGAAGACCTTAAAAACCAACATGAGCAGATAAAGCTGTGTAAAAGACTTACTCTGACAGGGCCTGTTGTGTATTTACTGGTCATGCAGATTGGCCGATTCACAGATGGTGAGAGAGAGGTTCTTCCAAACTTGAAGCGAGAGTTTGGCGAGGATGTGACTGTAAATACTGTGATTCTTTTCACTGGTAAAGAGAAACTGAAGGACAAGACTTTACAGGACTACATCAGAGAAACCGATCCAGAGCTTCGGGAGCTGATCAAAACCTGTGATTTTAGATGCCATGCATTAAACAACAATGAAAAAAGTAATCAACAGGTGAAAAAAATGATGGAGCTCATCATGGAAATGCATAGAGAGAGAGGCATTACCATTCGAAAATCTAGCCATCATAACAAGATAAACGAGAACAAAGAGTGCAGAATCTTGTAG
- the si:ch211-139n6.3 gene encoding GTPase IMAP family member 8 produces the protein MSQRENAKVQQSVGGDNLNTMVLLGINSNEKCTIGNAILKEDHFKAASNTFVRVEGKVAGQNFCIISTPDLIQRPSCDPEANTMEEMKPSYTGQRMFLLVLQDYKLSKEETEMFTQLKERFGSKMVESTIVVLVTSEEKRSRQPYSQADENLKEVLDQCGKRICVHNKNRDTEDTELIPQVMEYWGEMQEKQAHESINLTYQPSGEENLYEEVDTIKLMKEVPQVSTVSEKNKGENIQSSGGDYKITVVLLGKKIHDKCLIGNTILGNRHFKSEKTTCEKAEENIAGQKFCIIITPDIFHKSNSDSQADIIEELKPSYPGARMFLLVLQEKKMSQKKLEMFFQLKEKFGNKMVESTIVVLVNSEEKRSGQPFDQADENLRRVLDECGKRICVHKMKQDIKDTELIKQMMEYWGKCRRSRLMNQATLPLVKREENIQPSGGDYKITVVLLGKNSHDKCLIGNTILEKNQFPIRKEKEMFTQLKEKFGKKMVENTIVLVNGEKKHSSMDSSKVTFNNDFYRQILDECGTRVL, from the exons ATGTCACAGA GGGAGAATGCAAAGGTCCAACAGTCTGTTGGAGGTGACAATCTGAACACTATGGTGCTGCTGGGAATAAACAGCAATGAAAAGTGCACGATAGGGAATGCCATTCTCAAGGAAGACCATTTTAAGGCTGCAAGCAACACATTTGTGAGGGTTGAGGGAAAAGTGGCTGGTCAGAATTTCTGCATTATTAGCACTCCAGACCTTATTCAAAGACCAAGCTGTGATCCAGAAGCTAACACTATGGAGGAAATGAAGCCATCATACACAGGTCAACGTATGTTCCTCCTGGTACTACAGGATTACAAGCTTTCAAAGGAAGAAACAGAGATGTTCACCCAGCTGAAAGAGAGATTTGGAAGTAAAATGGTAGAAAGCACAATAGTTGTACTGGTTACTAGTGAAGAAAAAAGATCTAGACAGCCATATAGTCAAGCAGATGAGAACCTCAAAGAAGTCCtggatcagtgtggaaagagaatTTGTGTTCATAACAAGAATCGAGACACAGAAGACACTGAGTTAATCCCACAGGTAATGGAATATTGGGGGGAAATGCAGGAGAAGCAGGCTCATGAATCAATCAACTTGACTTATCAACCATCTGGTGAAGAAAA TCTATATGAGGAAGTTGATACCATAAAACTAATGAAGGAAGTACCTCAAGTGTCAACAGtgtcagaaaaaaacaaag GGGAAAACATCCAGTCGTCTGGAGGTGACTACAAGATCACAGTGGTGTTGCTGGGAAAGAAAATCCATGACAAATGTCTGATAGGGAACACCATTCTTGGAAACAGGCATTTCAAATCAGAAAAGACCACTTGTGAGAAGGCTGAAGAAAACATAGCTGGTCAGAAGTTCTGCATTATTATCACTCCAGACATTTTCCATAAATCAAATTCAGATTCACAAGCTGACATTATTGAGGAGCTAAAGCCATCGTACCCAGGTGCACGCATGTTCCTCTTGGTACTGCAGGAAAAAAAGATGTCTCAAAAAAAGTTGGAGATGTTCTTCCAGCTGAAAGAGAAGTTTGGAAATAAAATGGTGGAAAGCACAATTGTTGTGCTGGTTAACAGTGAAGAGAAAAGATCCGGACAGCCATTTGACCAAGCTGATGAGAACCTCAGAAGAGTTCTGGATGAGTGTGGAAAGAGAATTTGTGTTCACAAAATGAAACAAGATATAAAAGACACTGAGCTAATCAAACAGATGATGGAATATTGGGGGAAATGCAGGAGAAGCAGGCTCATGAATCAAGCAACTTTGCCTCTGGTGAAGAGAG AGGAGAACATCCAGCCATCTGGAGGTGACTACAAGATCACAGTGGTGTTGCTGGGAAAGAACAGCCATGACAAATGTCTGATAGGGAACACCATTCTTGAGAAAAATCAGTTTCCAATTAGAAAAG AGAAGGAGATGTTCACCCAACTGAAGGAGAAGTTTGGAAAGAAAATGGTTGAAAACACAATTGTGCTGGTTAACGGGGAGAAAAAACACTCTTCAATGGACTCTTCTAAGGTGACCTTCAATAATGATTTCTACAGACAGATTTTGGATGAGTGTGGAACCCGA GTCTTGTGA
- the LOC127636258 gene encoding GTPase IMAP family member 7-like, whose protein sequence is MACGWCCCSRLFSSQIALNDQTLRIVMIGKTGVGKSAVGNTILCRNAFKSTPSANSVTDLCQKKMVHVQRDIYVIDTPGILDTSKPSDLIKKEIVRCIQVSAPGPHVFLLVIQIGRFTTEEKNSVKALQELFGEEASKYMIVVFTHADSLRGQSIENYVQNGHSELRKLIQSCGSRYVAFDNNKMTDRAQVKKLIQKIDEMVAANGGGCFTQEMYEEAEEKIEQQNMEREAAELLEYEFSFLGILDERVILFQQILLEVYNADIYR, encoded by the exons ATGGCTTGTGGATGGTGCTGTTGTTCCAGATTATTCTCCTCTCAAA ttGCGTTGAACGATCAAACACTTCGTATAGTAATGATTGGAAAAACAGGAGTGGGAAAAAGCGCTGTGGGAAACACCATCCTTTGTAGAAATGCTTTTAAGTCAACCCCTTCTGCAAATTCTGTCACTGACTTGTGCCAAAAAaaaatggtacatgtccaaagaGACATTTATGTGATTGACACACCTGGAATCTTGGACACTAGCAAACCATCAGAtctcataaaaaaagaaattgtacgATGCATTCAGGTATCAGCACCAGGCCCTCATGTGTTCCTGCTGGTGATACAGATTGGCCGTTTCACAACAGAGGAGAAAAATTCTGTCAAAGCTCTGCAAGAACTCTTTGGTGAAGAAGCTTCCAAATACATGATAGTGGTCTTCACCCACGCAGATTCCCTCAGGGGTCAATCAATAGAAAACTATGTACAAAATGGTCACTCGGAACTCCGTAAACTGATCCAGAGCTGTGGTTCTAGATATGTTGCCTTTGATAACAATAAAATGACAGATCGAGCTCAAGTAAAGAAGTTAATTCAGAAAATTGATGAAATGGTGGCAGCCAATGGGGGAGGCTGCTTCACTCAGGAAATGTATGAAGAAGCTGAAGAGAAAATTGAGCAACAGAACATGGAGAGAGAGGCGGCAGAGCTTCTGGAGTATGAATTTAGCTTTCTTGGGATTCTTGATGAAAGAGTCATTTTGTTCCAACAAATACTGTTGGAAGTTTATAATGCAGACATTTATCGTTGA
- the LOC127636257 gene encoding GTPase IMAP family member 8-like, whose product MSSGHIDTKELYGDDGFIIFLLGTNSRCKSLVGNKILEFDHFQPEQSTHEEISFEIGDKWVTVIYIQDSQKQSITIQRYTETSSRQPCINAFVLQRDQVSQSDLDTFTLLKEKFGKKFEENLVVVLVSSKNDKSAQPKNGSDENLGSILYQYKRKVCYFNKNSKQSDLIKKITKCWKSVPEMPVPKHERSHMDTVEEWEIIPQALIQERIKEVQAAGRTEKKNNMTVVLLGQTGSGKSATGNTILKRQHFDSYASSLPVTQKCQMAKETVFGINISVIDTPDFFDEDMKNQKEHIKKCKDLAQPGPDVYLLVMELGRFTDGEREILHNIQRVFGESVLRETIILFTGKEKLRGKTLSEYIKNTNTQLQELIRTCGSRCHAINNNDRNDAQVKRLLEMILNMMWQNGNTDIEQYYLYKESQKKDCRIQ is encoded by the exons ATGTCAAGTG GACATATCGACACTAAGGAGCTTTATGGTGATGATGGCTTCATAATCTTTCTGCTGGGGACAAACAGCAGGTGTAAGAGTCTGGTGGGAAATAAAATTCTTGAGTTTGACCATTTCCAGCCAGAACAGTCCACACATGAAGAGATATCATTTGAGATAGGGGACAAATGGGTTACTGTTATTTATATCCAAGATTCTCAGAAACAATCCATAACGATTCAGAGGTACACGGAGACATCATCAAGGCAGCCATGCATAAATGCATTTGTCCTGCAGCGTGACCAGGTTTCTCAGAGCGATTTGGACACCTTTACATTACTTAAGGAGAAATTCGGAAAGAAATTTGAAGAAAACTTGGTTGTAGTTTTGGTCAGCAGTAAAAATGATAAATCAGCACAGCCAAAAAACGGAAGTGATGAGAACTTGGGAAGTATTCTCTATCAATATAAAAGGAAAGTGtgttattttaacaaaaactCAAAGCAAAGTGACTTgatcaaaaaaattacaaaatgttggAAAAGTGTGCCTGAGATGCCTGTACCCAAGCATGAAAG ATCACATATGGACACAGTTGAAGAGTGGGAGATTATACCACAAGCATTGATACAAGAGCGTATCAAAg AGGTCCAAGCTGCAGgcagaacagaaaagaaaaacaacatgaCTGTTGTGCTGCTCGGACAGACAGGATCTGGGAAGAGTGCTACAGGAAACACAATCCTGAAAAGGCAACATTTTGACTCTTATGCCAGTTCTCTGCCAGTCACACAAAAGTGCCAGATGGCAAAAGAAACAGTTTTTGGCATAAATATCAGTGTCATAGACACCCCAGATTTTTTTGATGAAGACATGAAAAACCAAAAGGAGCACATAAAGAAGTGCAAAGATCTTGCTCAGCCAGGGCCTGATGTGTATTTACTGGTCATGGAGCTTGGACGATtcacagatggagagagagagatattacaTAACATACAGAGGGTGTTTGGTGAGTCAGTATTAAGAGAAACCATAATTCTGTTCACTGGCAAAGAGAAACTACGAGGAAAAACTTTATCAGAGTACATAAAAAACACCAACACCCAACTGCAGGAGCTTATTAGAACCTGTGGGTCAAGATGTCATGCAATTAACAACAATGATCGCAACGATGCCCAGGTGAAGAGACTACTAGAGATGATTTTGAATATGATGTGGCAAAATGGAAATACTGACATAGAACAATACTACCTGTATAAGGAATCACAAAAAAAAGATTGCAGAATCCAGTAG